The following coding sequences are from one Capsicum annuum cultivar UCD-10X-F1 chromosome 3, UCD10Xv1.1, whole genome shotgun sequence window:
- the LOC107862264 gene encoding protein NEN1 isoform X1 produces MGDERLEVAFFDVETTVPTRPGQGFSILEFGAILVCPRKLVEQEVYSTLVRPTDLSLISTLSVRRNGINREEIISSPTFDEIADKVYDILHGRIWAGHNILKFDCHRIREAFAGINRPAPEPKGIIDTLALLTQRFGRRAGDMKMASLATYFGLGRQTHRSLDDVRMNLEVLKYCSTVLFLESSLPDIFIENSWVSPNATTRSRSNGRASLEKLDFSADTPSASIKIESLVKSTAEIIPFNMDELEESLLSDVIEDESGSYSPESSTTATESFIGYIDFLEPNEISIPSISVSLAPFFRGSQKIKVLHDNGELQVCCRQMKVRFDISKKYVDKAGLPRLSFVVDASSDLCKILDVVDDYAQKLSVDSGSSSEWRPVVTRKPGFKNYPTVRLNLPTVIDGNTFCWTTEIYQKESSTTQKPVIFSKFDVEELESLIKAGSIVDAYFSMDSYDVQQNAGIRLVASKLIVHQFPDLTCSRTET; encoded by the exons ATGGGTGATGAGAGGTTGGAGGTAGCATTCTTCGATGTTGAAACTACTGTACCGACCCGACCCGGCCAAGGCTTTTCGATCCTGGAGTTTGGGGCTATTCTTGTTTGTCCAAGGAAACTCGTCGAGCAGGAGGTTTATTCCACCCTTGTACGACCCACTGATCTCTCCCTCATTTCCACCCTCTCCGTTCGCCGTAACGGCATTAATCGGGAAGAAATCATATCTTCCCCCACCTTCGATGAAATCGCCGATAAAGTGTATGACATTCTCCATG GGAGAATATGGGCAGGCCACAATATACTGAAATTTGACTGTCACCGAATTAGGGAAGCATTTGCTGGGATTAATAGGCCAGCACCAGAGCCTAAAGGAATAATTGATACATTGGCTTTATTGACACAGAGATTTGGAAGGAGAGCTGGTGACATGAAG ATGGCCTCTCTTGCTACTTATTTTGGACTTGGACGGCAAACACATAG GAGTTTGGATGATGTCCGCATGAATCTTGAAGTGCTGAAGTACTGTTCAACTGTCTTATTTTTG GAATCCAGCCTACCAGACATATTTATAGAGAATAGTTGGGTGTCTCCTAATGCTACGACAAGAAGCCGTAGTAATGGGAGAGCTTCACTAGAAAAGCTGGACTTCAGTGCAGATACACCCTCAGCAAGCATCAAGATAGAAAGTCTTGTCAAATCTACAGCAGAAATCATTCCTTTTAACATGGACGAATTGGAAGAATCCCTTCTGTCAGATGTTATCGAAGATGAATCTGGTTCATATTCACCAGAATCTTCCACAACTGCAACTGAGAGTTTCATTGGCTACATTGACTTCTTAGAACCAAATGAAATCTCCATACCTTCAATCTCTGTAAGTCTTGCCCCTTTTTTTCGTGGGTCTCAGAAGATAAAAGTATTGCACGACAATGGTGAACTACAAGTTTGTTGTAGACAAATGAAGGTGCGGTTTGATATTAGTAAAAAGTATGTTGATAAAGCTGGTTTGCCGCGACTGAGTTTTGTGGTTGATGCATCCTCGGACCTGTGCAAAATCTTGGATGTAGTTGATGATTATGCTCAAAAGCTATCTGTGGACTCAGGTAGCAGCTCAGAGTGGAGGCCCGTGGTGACTAGAAAGCCTGGATTTAAGAACTACCCTACTGTCCGCTTAAA TTTACCAACTGTTATAGATGGTAATACTTTCTGTTGGACTACGGAGATATATCAGAAAGAATCTTCGACAACACAGAAGCCCGTGATCTTTAGTAAATTTGATGTGGAAGAACTGGAATCCTTGATAAAAGCGGGAAGTATCGTGGATGCTTACTTCTCAATGGATTCATATGACGTCCAACAGAATGCTGGCATCCGCTTAGTTGCAAGCAAGTTGATTGTGCATCAGTTCCCAGATTTAACTTGTAGTAGAACTGAAACTTAG
- the LOC107862264 gene encoding protein NEN1 isoform X2, which yields MSFKCFYIIFYLCTKYKKIRRIWAGHNILKFDCHRIREAFAGINRPAPEPKGIIDTLALLTQRFGRRAGDMKMASLATYFGLGRQTHRSLDDVRMNLEVLKYCSTVLFLESSLPDIFIENSWVSPNATTRSRSNGRASLEKLDFSADTPSASIKIESLVKSTAEIIPFNMDELEESLLSDVIEDESGSYSPESSTTATESFIGYIDFLEPNEISIPSISVSLAPFFRGSQKIKVLHDNGELQVCCRQMKVRFDISKKYVDKAGLPRLSFVVDASSDLCKILDVVDDYAQKLSVDSGSSSEWRPVVTRKPGFKNYPTVRLNLPTVIDGNTFCWTTEIYQKESSTTQKPVIFSKFDVEELESLIKAGSIVDAYFSMDSYDVQQNAGIRLVASKLIVHQFPDLTCSRTET from the exons ATGTCTTTCAAATGCTTTTACATAATATTTTACTTGTGTACTAAATACAAGAAAATAC GGAGAATATGGGCAGGCCACAATATACTGAAATTTGACTGTCACCGAATTAGGGAAGCATTTGCTGGGATTAATAGGCCAGCACCAGAGCCTAAAGGAATAATTGATACATTGGCTTTATTGACACAGAGATTTGGAAGGAGAGCTGGTGACATGAAG ATGGCCTCTCTTGCTACTTATTTTGGACTTGGACGGCAAACACATAG GAGTTTGGATGATGTCCGCATGAATCTTGAAGTGCTGAAGTACTGTTCAACTGTCTTATTTTTG GAATCCAGCCTACCAGACATATTTATAGAGAATAGTTGGGTGTCTCCTAATGCTACGACAAGAAGCCGTAGTAATGGGAGAGCTTCACTAGAAAAGCTGGACTTCAGTGCAGATACACCCTCAGCAAGCATCAAGATAGAAAGTCTTGTCAAATCTACAGCAGAAATCATTCCTTTTAACATGGACGAATTGGAAGAATCCCTTCTGTCAGATGTTATCGAAGATGAATCTGGTTCATATTCACCAGAATCTTCCACAACTGCAACTGAGAGTTTCATTGGCTACATTGACTTCTTAGAACCAAATGAAATCTCCATACCTTCAATCTCTGTAAGTCTTGCCCCTTTTTTTCGTGGGTCTCAGAAGATAAAAGTATTGCACGACAATGGTGAACTACAAGTTTGTTGTAGACAAATGAAGGTGCGGTTTGATATTAGTAAAAAGTATGTTGATAAAGCTGGTTTGCCGCGACTGAGTTTTGTGGTTGATGCATCCTCGGACCTGTGCAAAATCTTGGATGTAGTTGATGATTATGCTCAAAAGCTATCTGTGGACTCAGGTAGCAGCTCAGAGTGGAGGCCCGTGGTGACTAGAAAGCCTGGATTTAAGAACTACCCTACTGTCCGCTTAAA TTTACCAACTGTTATAGATGGTAATACTTTCTGTTGGACTACGGAGATATATCAGAAAGAATCTTCGACAACACAGAAGCCCGTGATCTTTAGTAAATTTGATGTGGAAGAACTGGAATCCTTGATAAAAGCGGGAAGTATCGTGGATGCTTACTTCTCAATGGATTCATATGACGTCCAACAGAATGCTGGCATCCGCTTAGTTGCAAGCAAGTTGATTGTGCATCAGTTCCCAGATTTAACTTGTAGTAGAACTGAAACTTAG
- the LOC107862263 gene encoding pentatricopeptide repeat-containing protein At5g66520, translating into MLIEESVPAKQRGSRARQQRLFSLLQSCKSIKQITQIHTHVITNGFTQKNFILVRLLSPFVTSYSLKYADHIFSQVQSPSTTLWNQIIRGHARGENPQKSVELFNQMEKSTAMPDGYTYSYVLNGCAIGGLFREGQQVHGKILKSLSSLNVFVQTNLVNLYSTTGGRDDARTMFDEMIEKNIVTWNSLLFGYFRNGDVDEGLRIFDEIPDKNVVSWTTAIAGCTKSGRCQQALELFRLMQRLNVEFDQVTLVAVLSACVELGALDLGKWIHSSVVESSQFRNEPVLVSFYNALIHMYASCGEIEEAYRVFEGMPRRNSVSWTSIITGFAKQGYAHEALTIFQQMESWGGNDVRPNEITFLGVLFACSHAGYVNEGYRYFRCMKETWGVEPRIEHYGCMVDMLSRAGLFDEAVMLVETMPMKPNEAVWGALLGGCKIHKNLRLASSVAQKLTVELEPDRAAGYFVLLSNLYATDKRWQDVIITRQKMFGMRVKKPPGQSKIEADGTIHNFLSSDLSHRHASSVYEMLNLLTSQAKLQGYQPSISEEELIV; encoded by the coding sequence ATGCTAATTGAAGAATCAGTTCCCGCCAAGCAGAGAGGATCAAGAGCTCGCCAACAACGTCTCTTCTCTCTCTTGCAAAGCTGCAAATCCATCAAACAGATAACACAAATCCACACCCACGTTATCACCAATGGCTTTACCCAGAAAAACTTCATTCTTGTAAGACTACTCTCTCCTTTCGTAACATCTTACAGTCTCAAATATGCCGACCACATTTTCAGTCAAGTTCAAAGTCCAAGCACTACCCTTTGGAACCAAATTATTAGGGGCCATGCGCGTGGCGAAAACCCACAGAAATCTGTTGAGCTTTTTAATCAAATGGAAAAATCAACTGCTATGCCGGATGGGTATACGTATTCGTACGTGCTTAATGGTTGCGCAATTGGGGGTTTGTTCAGGGAAGGTCAACAGGTTCATGGTAAGATTTTGAAAAGTTTGTCTTCGCTGAATGTGTTTGTTCAGACTAATTTGGTTAATTTGTATTCAACTACCGGAGGGAGGGATGATGCACGGAcgatgtttgatgaaatgatcGAGAAAAACATTGTGACTTGGAATTCGTTGCTATTTGGGTATTTTAGAAATGGGGATGTTGATGAGGGTCTTAGAATTTTCGATGAGATTCCAGATAAGAATGTTGTTTCCTGGACAACGGCGATAGCAGGTTGTACAAAGAGTGGAAGATGTCAGCAGGCTCTGGAATTGTTTCGCTTGATGCAAAGGCTCAATGTGGAATTTGATCAGGTGACTTTGGTGGCTGTTTTATCAGCATGTGTTGAATTAGGAGCTCTGGATCTGGGGAAGTGGATTCATTCGAGTGTTGTTGAGTCCTCACAGTTTAGGAATGAGCCGGTGCTGGTGTCATTTTACAATGCACTTATACATATGTATGCTAGTTGTGGTGAAATCGAGGAAGCTTATAGGGTATTTGAAGGGATGCCAAGAAGAAACTCAGTTTCTTGGACCAGTATAATCACAGGTTTTGCAAAACAAGGGTATGCACACGAGGCTCTTACTATTTTCCAGCAGATGGAAAGCTGGGGAGGAAATGATGTTAGGCCGAACGAGATAACATTCTTAGGTGTCCTGTTTGCTTGCAGTCATGCTGGTTATGTCAATGAGGGGTACCGATACTTTAGATGTATGAAAGAAACTTGGGGTGTGGAGCCAAGGATTGAGCATTATGGCTGCATGGTTGACATGCTAAGTCGTGCTGGACTTTTTGATGAAGCTGTCATGCTTGTTGAGACAATGCCTATGAAGCCAAATGAGGCTGTTTGGGGTGCTCTTCTTGGAGGATGCAAGATACACAAAAATCTGAGACTAGCTTCCAGCGTAGCTCAAAAATTGACCGTGGAGCTTGAACCTGATAGAGCTGCTGGCTACTTTGTGCTGTTGTCAAATCTATATGCAACTGATAAGAGGTGGCAAGATGTTATCATCACGAGACAGAAGATGTTTGGAATGCGAGTAAAAAAGCCTCCAGGTCAAAGCAAAATTGAAGCTGATGGTACCATTCATAATTTTCTATCCAGTGACCTAAGTCACAGGCATGCTTCTTCAGTCTATGAGATGCTCAATCTGCTCACCAGTCAAGCCAAATTGCAAGGTTACCAGCCAAGTATTTCTGAGGAGGAACTAATAGTTTGA
- the LOC107865903 gene encoding putative pentatricopeptide repeat-containing protein At1g74400, producing the protein MMRFLHNLAKPFTSTTQPQINFPKHLKPTRINLSLKSYLKSNPIKTILLFSDLLRKKISAVDSYSLLYVVKACAKKSLATEGKQAHALVIKLGYKPIIFIQTSLMDMYAATTNVSAVHKLFDEIPNKNVVCWTSLISAYVQNQKSYRALEIFRQMQSDNNVEPDQIAFTVALSACADLGALDKGVSIHDLISRKPEFSEDLSLMNALLNMYVKCGDIRKAMLVFDNIRIKDVRTWTSMIVGHALHGQAEEALRLFSALEEENNPRSRKGRGTEDQLLIPNEVMFIGVLMACSHAGMVEEGKRYFRSMIEVYGIKPTLSHFGCMVDLLCRRGLLKEAYSFILAMPIQPNAVIWRTLLGASGVHGNKELAAAARSKLYELNASLVGDDVALSNIYAAKGMWEEKIMLRNEMTQRRTPGCSSVEVGKLHS; encoded by the coding sequence ATGATGAGATTCTTGCACAATTTGGCCAAGCCTTTTACTAGCACAACGCAGCCCCAAATCAATTTCCCTAAACATCTTAAACCAACAAGAATTAATCTGAGTTTGAAAAGTTACCTCAAGTCCAATCCCATCAAGACTATATTGCTGTTCTCCGACTTGCTGAGGAAAAAGATTTCTGCAGTAGATAGCTACTCTCTCCTATATGTCGTCAAAGCTTGCGCAAAAAAATCCCTGGCCACTGAAGGAAAACAAGCCCATGCCCTCGTCATCAAACTTGGCTACAAACCCATCATTTTTATTCAAACATCGCTTATGGATATGTATGCGGCAACTACCAATGTTTCTGCTGTGCATAAgctgtttgatgaaatacccaaCAAGAATGTTGTTTGTTGGACTTCACTGATTTCTGCGTATGTACAAAATCAGAAATCGTACAGAGCCTTAGAAATATTCAGGCAAATGCAGTCGGACAATAATGTAGAGCCTGATCAGATAGCATTCACTGTTGCGCTGTCGGCCTGTGCTGATCTAGGGGCGTTGGATAAAGGGGTGTCGATTCATGATTTGATAAGTCGAAAGCCGGAGTTCAGTGAGGATTTATCGTTAATGAATGCTCTTTTGAACATGTATGTAAAATGTGGGGATATCAGAAAAGCTATGTTAGTGTTTGATAATATTAGAATTAAGGATGTTAGGACTTGGACATCCATGATTGTTGGGCATGCGTTACACGGCCAAGCAGAGGAAGCGCTAAGGCTGTTTTCAGCATTGGAAGAAGAAAACAACCCGAGATCAAGAAAAGGCCGTGGGACTGAGGACCAATTACTTATTCCCAATGAGGTTATGTTTATAGGAGTTCTAATGGCCTGTTCTCATGCAGGGATGGTCGAAGAAGGGAAAAGGTATTTTAGAAGTATGATCGAAGTGTATGGCATAAAGCCTACGCTTTCTCACTTTGGCTGCATGGTAGATCTGTTATGTCGCCGTGGACTGCTAAAAGAGGCATATAGCTTTATTTTGGCAATGCCAATTCAGCCAAATGCAGTTATATGGAGGACGCTACTTGGTGCCTCTGGTGTTCACGGCAATAAAGAACTTGCTGCAGCAGCTCGGTCTAAATTATACGAGTTAAATGCGAGTCTTGTTGGCGATGATGTTGCATTATCTAATATCTATGCTGCTAAGGGCATGTGGGAGGAGAAAATAATGCTCAGAAATGAGATGACGCAAAGGAGAACTCCTGGCTGCAGTTCAGTTGAGGTGGGGAAGTTGCATTCTTGA